The sequence ATGCCCTTGCGGAAACATTCTGCGGCATTAACGTATCCGATGGCGACAACTACGCCGTCGCGAATGCTTCCCGTGACATCTGCACCTGAGAGGAACCAGTGCTGATATATGATCCTTCAGCGAAACAGGCATTCAATTCACTCGCAGGTCAGATCGGTTCCGACGCCTGCCTAATGCGGTCTCATTACCTCTTTATCAATTCTCACCCGCTGTACGCTAAATTACCTAATTTATCAGAGAGGCCTCCGGGAAAAGGGCATTCGTCATATCGGCGTCATTCAGATTCGTGTTTTTTAGAAATACATATCTCAGGTCAGCGTCGTTAAGGTAGGCGCCCCTCAGATCGGCGCACATAAGGTTGGCGTCTCTCAGGAAGGCGTCCATTAAGTTGGCGTTCGTCAGGACGGCGTTACTCAGATCGGCGCTCGTCAGGTTGGCGTCCCTCAGTTTAGCGCCTCTCAGATCGGTGAACGCAAGATTGGCATGCCTTAAGTTGGCTTCTGCCAAGTTGGCACTTTCTAGAACGGCACCGCTCAGGTCCGCGCTCCTCAGGTCGGCTTTCTCCAGGTTGGCGCCACTTAGGTTGGCGCCTCTCAGGTTCGCCCTACTCAGGTTTGCGCCACTCAGGTAGGCTCTCGTCAGGTTGGCGCGACTCAGGCCGGCGTCACTCAGGTTAGCGCCTATTAAATTGGCCCCTAACAGTTTGGCGTCCATCAGATCTGTCGCCCTCAGGTCGGCGTACATCAAATAATGCGGCAGTTTGATAGCATTCAAGCAACGGCGGGCGATGGAGTCCTCTGAACAAGATCCCAGCAGGCGATGCAATGACCTTCCTTCATCCCCATCAGGAATATTTGCGCGCGGCTCATCATTGTCGGCAGTTGCAGACACAGTGCCGGAGAGTGCCGCCAGCAAACTGACCTCGGCGTTTTGGATTCCGCGTTCCGCCAACCTCGCCGGCCCCGGGGGCATTGATATGCCTTTGGAGAGGCAGGTATTGACCAGATCAACCAGGATCCGCCGCCAAACGAGCACGTCGTGCTGTGAATCCGCCGTCGCGGCCATCACCTCCGCCCGCAGGAATTTGAACAGCGAGTGGTCCATTTCGGTCGCGCCGCAAAGGGCGAGCCAAGCCTGAAGCTGGGCTTCCCGCTCGGGGGGACCGGACTCATATGCAAGGACTCGGTGCAGGCGCTGCACTTGGCGAAGGATGCGTCGGGCGACCAGGAACTGGCCAAAACTTTTGTGGGTGAATTCCACAACCCGGTGCTCGGCACCGCTGAACGCCCGGCAGAAGAAGCTGTCCAGCAGTGCTGAGAGCGCACCGTCAGGCCGTTCGGCGATACGTTGCAAGTCGTCGGCGAGATCCTGCGAGCGAAGCCGTTCGGCAACAAACTTCAGCGGCACGACGCGGTCGCCACCAGCGTGCCAGGCTGCTACCGCCACCTCCTCGAGCATGCGGCTCAGGCGGTCGGGATCGACGGCGTCGATGGCTTCGCTTTTCGGGTCGCGATGCACCCGGTCCAGCACATGACGGAACAGGCGGGTGTAGAGGTCGTGGACTCCCGCCAGCGTTGCCGCCTTCTCCGGCCCTTCCAGCGTCAGCACCTGCGCCAGCAGCCAGTTCAGCAACGGCTGTGCGGTCAACTCGTCCAGGTGCTTGTCCGGGACTGTCGGGAA is a genomic window of Skermanella mucosa containing:
- a CDS encoding pentapeptide repeat-containing protein; this translates as MTAQPLLNWLLAQVLTLEGPEKAATLAGVHDLYTRLFRHVLDRVHRDPKSEAIDAVDPDRLSRMLEEVAVAAWHAGGDRVVPLKFVAERLRSQDLADDLQRIAERPDGALSALLDSFFCRAFSGAEHRVVEFTHKSFGQFLVARRILRQVQRLHRVLAYESGPPEREAQLQAWLALCGATEMDHSLFKFLRAEVMAATADSQHDVLVWRRILVDLVNTCLSKGISMPPGPARLAERGIQNAEVSLLAALSGTVSATADNDEPRANIPDGDEGRSLHRLLGSCSEDSIARRCLNAIKLPHYLMYADLRATDLMDAKLLGANLIGANLSDAGLSRANLTRAYLSGANLSRANLRGANLSGANLEKADLRSADLSGAVLESANLAEANLRHANLAFTDLRGAKLRDANLTSADLSNAVLTNANLMDAFLRDANLMCADLRGAYLNDADLRYVFLKNTNLNDADMTNALFPEASLIN